GCAGCGATGATGCTCGCCTTCCTTGGAGAGACAGCAATCGCCACAAAAATCGAACACGCACTGACGGTTTTGCCCCCTTCGGGTGCAACGACCGCCGAAATAGGTGATTTCTACGGAGAAAGGGTAGCGCACTAATGCCAATACAAGCAATGAAATACGTCTGGATGAATGGCGAACAGGTTCCTTTTGAGGATGCCAAGGTTCATGTTCTCACACATGCACTCCACTATGGTTATGGAGTCTTCGAAGGTATCCGCGCCTATGAGACTCCACGAGGCTCGGCGATCTTTCGACTCACCGACCATATCAACCGCTTCTATGAGTCGGCCAAGATTCTGATGATGGAGATCCCTTACGCACCCGCCGAGCTCGTGGAAGCCACCAAGCGACTTGTCGGAGACAACGAATTCGCATCGTGCTACATCCGTCCCATCGCCTATCTCGGCTACGGCGAGATGGGCCTCAACCCACTGACCGGTACGACTGATGTCGCGATCGCTACCTGGCCGTGGGGTGCTTACCTTGGCGATGAGGGCCTCACCAAAGGCATTCGAGCGAAGATCTCCTCCTTTAAGCGTCATGACCCCAACATTATTCCACCAGCTGCCAAGACGACCGGTGGATACATCAACTCGGCGCTCGCCAAAGCAGAGGCCATCAAAGCAGGCTACGATGAGGCCATCATGCTCTCTGGTCAGGGAAATGTTAGTGAGTGCACGGGCGAAAACATCTTCATCGTTAAGGACGGCACGCTCTTCACCCCATCTGACGCCTCGGGAGCGCTTTCAGGCATCACCCGCAAGACCATCACCCAGGTCGCCAAGGATATGGGTATCGAGACACGCGAAGCCCAGCTCCTTCGAACCGACCTCTATCTTGCTGATGAGATGTTCATTACTGGCACCGCCGCCGAGGTAGTGCCGGTGAGTTCGGTCGACGATCGCTTGATCGGAACAGGCGAGCCTGGCAAGATCTCCAAGGAACTCCAGCGTCGTTACTTCCAGATCGTCACTGGTAACGAACCTGCCTACGATCACTGGCTTGAGTACGTGAAGGGTTAACGTTCTGCGTCACGTTGCTATCTACGATACGACCCTACGAGATGGGTCCCAACAGGAGGGCATCGCCCTCACCGTTGAGGACAAGCTGCGTGTTGCCCGCCAGCTCGACATTCTTGGGGTACAGTTCATCGAGGGGGGTTGGCCGGGGGCCAATCCGAAGGATGCGGCGTTCTTTACCCGAGCATCCGATGAGCTGAACCTCCACACTGCCCAGCTGGTAGCCTTTGGCTCAACCCGCCGCGCAAATGGGGATGTCAACAGTGACCCTAATCTCCAGGCTCTCGTAGATAGTGGCGTCACTCACGTCTGCATCGTCGCCAAGGCCTGGGATTACCATGTAGTGCACGCACTTCGCACCTCCCTCGAAGAGGCACTTGCCATGGTGCGAGATTCGGTCTCCTTTTTGACCAACCATGGTTGCCACGTGCTGCTCGACGCTGAGCACTTCTTTGACGGATTCAAGGACAATCCGACCTTTGCGCTCTCGGTCCTTGATGCTGCCGAGGAGGCCGGAGCAACAACACTAGTACTCTGCGACACCAATGGCGGAACCCTGCCATCAGAGGTTCCCGCGATCATGAGCAGTGTCAACGAACGTGTGGGGCTTCCCATCGGAGTCCATTTTCACAACGACTCCGGCTGCGCCATAGCGAACTCCCTCATAGCCGTTGATCTCGGAGCCAGCCAGGTGCAAGGGTGTGTCAACGGCTACGGAGAGAGGACGGGTAATGCCAACCTTGTCCCCATCATCGCGGCACTCTCGCTCAAACAGGAGATCGTCACCATCCCACCCCACAATCTTGAACTCCTCACCTCCACCGCCCGTCACATTGCAGAGATCACCAATCTTCCACTCGCTCCACAATCTCCCTATGTGGGCGCGTCTGCCTTCACCCACAAAGCCGGCCTCCATGTCAGCGCCATCGCAAGGCGCAGTGACGCCTATGAACACATCAATCCCGAACTCGTCGGCAACCATAGTCGCTTTGTCGTGTCAGAGATGGCGGGTCGTCAAACCCTCCTGATCAAAGCTGGGGAACTCGGGCTCGAACTCACCGACGACGCGACTACCTCGCTGCTCCAGCGCCTGAAGGATCTCGAACATCAGGGATATCACTTTGAAGTCGCAGATGGCTCACTGGAACTGCTGATGCGCCATGCTCTCGGCTGGACCCAGCCCTATTTTCATGTGGAGTCCTATCGGGTGACGACCGACGGCTATCACGGACCTGAGCTGCTCACCGAAGCGACCGTGAAGGTGCAGGTACGCGGCCAACGCATCATCGCTACCGCTGAGGGGAATGGACCTGTCCACGCACTCGATCAGGCGCTGCGACAGGCGTTGCAGACGACCTACCCCTCCCTCGCCACCATGGGGCTTGATGACTACAAGGTGCGCGTGCTTGACACCTCAAGCGGCACCGATGCCGTTGTCCGGGTCCTCATCGACTTCTCCGACACTGAGACACAGTGGACGACCACGGGAGTCTCCACCAACATCATCGAGGCGTCGTTTTCAGCACTGACTGAAGGCTTCGTACTCGCACTCGTGAAAACTAGCACAACTGAAGGGAGCGCACCATGAGTCAGCCAGACATGGTCGAGATTAGTAAGGGTGAACGTGCACCGTTGTTCTGGGCCGAACCCGTCAACCCAGTCGAGTTGGCGCTTGATCGACCCGCAGAGCTGACCGGCCGCAAGCTTGCCCAGGGGCAGCTGAACGGGCGCCCGGGACCGGATCAAGGCTACGCACTCACGCTCTACGGACACCTAACGGACCAGCTCCAAACCCTACCCGGGGAACAGCGCTCCGATATCCAGGCCGGCGTAGTCGCGATCGCTATGGCGATCGCAGGACGACTGGGACGCGCCCCTGTTCTGGCCGATCTCAAAGTAGTCCTCGAACACTTCGGTTACCTCGGGGGTGCCACCTCAGAGCAGATCCGTATCCGCCAAGACCGCTTCAAGGGGATCGCCCACAACTACCAAGCGTTACGGCGCATGGTTGCTTTTACCGAGATGGAGCTCAACCTCCAAGAATAACTCGTGGACCCTTGCCCCACGAGAGGTAGTGCCAAGTCCAGTTGATCATCACTGAAGCCTTGTTCCGCGAGCCCAACAGGGTGACCACGTGCAGACCAAGCCAAGCCAACCAGGCGGTGGTTCCGCTCAAGCGTATGCCACGACCCACCTCCGCAACGGCGGCGCGCCGGCCAATAGTCGCCATCGTCCCCTTGTCGCGATAGCGGAAGGGATAGGTCGCCTCCCCCTTGACCAAGACACCGATTTGGCGAGCGGCATGGCGCCCTCCTTGAATAGCTGGCTGGGCAAGCTGGGGCAAGGGGTTGCCGGTTGGATCAGAGGCGAGCGCAACGTCCCCGATAGCAAAGATCGACTCCGAGCCCAGTACACGCAAGTCGCCTCCGACCATGAGACGTCCACTTCGACCGGTGGGTAGGCCCAGCCGCCCGATCACCGACGGC
The nucleotide sequence above comes from Ferrimicrobium sp.. Encoded proteins:
- a CDS encoding branched-chain amino acid transaminase translates to MPIQAMKYVWMNGEQVPFEDAKVHVLTHALHYGYGVFEGIRAYETPRGSAIFRLTDHINRFYESAKILMMEIPYAPAELVEATKRLVGDNEFASCYIRPIAYLGYGEMGLNPLTGTTDVAIATWPWGAYLGDEGLTKGIRAKISSFKRHDPNIIPPAAKTTGGYINSALAKAEAIKAGYDEAIMLSGQGNVSECTGENIFIVKDGTLFTPSDASGALSGITRKTITQVAKDMGIETREAQLLRTDLYLADEMFITGTAAEVVPVSSVDDRLIGTGEPGKISKELQRRYFQIVTGNEPAYDHWLEYVKG
- the cimA gene encoding citramalate synthase — protein: MALTVEDKLRVARQLDILGVQFIEGGWPGANPKDAAFFTRASDELNLHTAQLVAFGSTRRANGDVNSDPNLQALVDSGVTHVCIVAKAWDYHVVHALRTSLEEALAMVRDSVSFLTNHGCHVLLDAEHFFDGFKDNPTFALSVLDAAEEAGATTLVLCDTNGGTLPSEVPAIMSSVNERVGLPIGVHFHNDSGCAIANSLIAVDLGASQVQGCVNGYGERTGNANLVPIIAALSLKQEIVTIPPHNLELLTSTARHIAEITNLPLAPQSPYVGASAFTHKAGLHVSAIARRSDAYEHINPELVGNHSRFVVSEMAGRQTLLIKAGELGLELTDDATTSLLQRLKDLEHQGYHFEVADGSLELLMRHALGWTQPYFHVESYRVTTDGYHGPELLTEATVKVQVRGQRIIATAEGNGPVHALDQALRQALQTTYPSLATMGLDDYKVRVLDTSSGTDAVVRVLIDFSDTETQWTTTGVSTNIIEASFSALTEGFVLALVKTSTTEGSAP